The following coding sequences are from one Comamonas koreensis window:
- a CDS encoding GNAT family N-acetyltransferase: MLIRPARLTDAADLPAIEKSAAQLYSDAAGLAWLADGPLIAQAAHESRILQQSVWVAETDEGVLTGFISTEIVDTELHIWELSVHTDWQRRGIGRLLMASAYQHALAQGLSALTLTTFSDVAWCAPAYARLGFQQLLQPGQRLQETLDAEALHGLPPGRRIAMRLPIGMFTQRH; this comes from the coding sequence ATGTTGATTCGCCCTGCCCGTCTCACCGACGCCGCAGATTTACCAGCCATTGAAAAGTCTGCCGCCCAGCTGTATAGCGATGCCGCCGGCCTGGCCTGGCTGGCAGACGGCCCGCTGATAGCGCAGGCTGCGCATGAAAGCCGCATCCTCCAACAATCGGTATGGGTGGCCGAGACGGATGAAGGAGTGCTGACCGGTTTCATCAGCACGGAGATTGTCGACACCGAGCTTCACATCTGGGAGTTATCCGTCCACACGGACTGGCAGCGCAGGGGCATCGGCCGCCTGCTCATGGCCAGTGCGTACCAGCACGCCCTGGCACAGGGGCTGAGCGCGCTGACCTTGACGACGTTTTCCGATGTGGCATGGTGTGCCCCTGCTTATGCCAGGCTGGGTTTTCAGCAGCTGCTGCAACCCGGGCAACGCCTCCAGGAAACCCTGGACGCCGAAGCCCTGCATGGATTGCCCCCAGGCAGGCGCATCGCAATGCGGCTGCCCATCGGCATGTTCACGCAGCGGCACTGA
- a CDS encoding Bug family tripartite tricarboxylate transporter substrate binding protein, whose amino-acid sequence MFASNPASATTRRRFLLASSLLLGLAPLASQAADAAYPAKPITLIVPYPAGGANDAVGRIVGQKMGEILKQSVIVDNRGGAGTTIGTALAAKAPGDGYTLVLGSLSSHAISPHLYRQPGYDAIKDFAPVGMIGEAPIVLEVATNSPFNDVKQVVEQAKKTPATLTYGSAGNGSPLHLSAELFKRAASVDMTHVPYKGGNAHTMDLMGGRIDMIFDTLTSATPLITSGKVRPLAVASTERLPELPNVPTFAESGYPNFVVNAWYALYAPAKTSPEVLAKLHQALNEALADADAKDRLTKLGVRSKASTQDELAKFTKAELDRYGSVISAIGLKID is encoded by the coding sequence ATGTTCGCTTCCAACCCTGCTTCTGCCACCACGCGCCGCCGCTTCCTCCTTGCCAGCAGCCTGCTGCTGGGCCTCGCCCCGCTGGCCAGCCAAGCGGCAGACGCCGCCTATCCCGCCAAGCCCATCACCTTGATCGTGCCCTACCCGGCAGGCGGCGCCAACGATGCGGTGGGCCGTATCGTGGGCCAGAAGATGGGGGAGATCCTCAAGCAGTCCGTGATCGTTGACAACCGTGGCGGCGCGGGCACCACCATCGGCACCGCGCTGGCGGCCAAGGCGCCCGGTGACGGCTACACGCTGGTGCTGGGCTCCCTCTCCAGCCACGCGATCAGCCCGCACCTGTACCGCCAGCCCGGCTATGACGCGATCAAGGATTTCGCCCCGGTCGGCATGATCGGCGAAGCCCCCATCGTGCTGGAAGTCGCCACCAACTCGCCGTTCAATGATGTCAAGCAAGTCGTGGAACAGGCGAAAAAAACGCCGGCCACCCTCACCTACGGCTCGGCCGGCAATGGCTCGCCGCTGCATTTGAGTGCCGAGCTGTTCAAGCGGGCCGCCAGCGTGGACATGACCCATGTGCCCTACAAGGGCGGCAATGCCCACACCATGGACCTGATGGGCGGCCGCATCGACATGATCTTTGACACCTTGACCAGCGCCACGCCACTGATCACCTCGGGCAAGGTGCGGCCCCTGGCCGTTGCCAGCACCGAGCGCCTGCCCGAGCTGCCCAATGTGCCCACCTTCGCCGAAAGCGGCTACCCCAACTTTGTCGTGAACGCCTGGTACGCCCTCTACGCCCCCGCCAAAACCAGCCCCGAGGTGCTGGCCAAACTCCACCAGGCACTCAACGAAGCCCTGGCCGATGCCGACGCCAAGGATCGCCTGACCAAGCTGGGCGTGCGCAGCAAGGCCAGCACCCAGGACGAGCTGGCCAAGTTCACCAAGGCCGAGCTGGACCGCTATGGTTCGGTGATCAGCGCGATTGGCTTGAAGATTGATTGA
- a CDS encoding four-carbon acid sugar kinase family protein, with protein sequence MSPRSLPRYLVLADDLSGAADCAAGFASAGLSTSVLLDAQASAGAQSDVDVLTVDTNSRRDTAAEAAAKLQAVLAAPASQGRRVLKKIDSTLRGGWAQEVAVLQSALHAIALVAPAFPQMGRTMQGGVVYVHGVRLADTATWQLEHADREDRAAQQLHAAGLRCDNLPASVLDAGPEATAQAIAHAREQGVQALVLDVLHDQHLQTLAQASLQVEQAFCVCSAGLSHALAQQVPALPASVGSLDVPHAAGRLPSVVTVVGSMSAIAQQQLTYLAEQPGTRLHVVHPGWLRSDAQTTQGQKLVQTLVQTISDEVAQGLDVVVSLGADAQTDPAEGPMLARQLARLLHAPMAAAAGLVITGGETARAVLEELQLRRLRVHSESEPGVVLCITENQDIEQDTPRQWIATKAGAFGHPASLQRASRAIHSLLAASTHGGHTDPLPTESKQR encoded by the coding sequence ATGAGCCCGCGTTCCCTCCCGCGTTACCTCGTTCTCGCCGATGACCTCTCCGGTGCAGCCGACTGCGCTGCGGGGTTTGCGAGCGCTGGTCTCTCCACCAGCGTGCTGCTGGATGCGCAAGCCAGCGCTGGTGCCCAGAGCGATGTGGATGTGCTGACGGTAGACACCAACAGCCGGCGCGATACGGCGGCTGAGGCTGCTGCCAAGCTGCAGGCAGTGCTGGCCGCGCCAGCATCCCAGGGCCGCCGGGTGCTCAAGAAAATCGACTCCACCTTGCGGGGTGGTTGGGCGCAGGAGGTGGCGGTGCTGCAAAGCGCGCTCCATGCCATTGCGCTGGTGGCCCCTGCCTTCCCGCAGATGGGCCGCACGATGCAGGGCGGCGTGGTGTATGTGCACGGCGTGCGCCTGGCCGATACCGCTACCTGGCAGCTGGAGCATGCAGACCGCGAGGACCGCGCGGCGCAGCAGCTGCATGCCGCCGGCCTGCGCTGCGACAACCTGCCCGCCAGCGTGCTCGATGCAGGCCCAGAAGCGACCGCACAAGCAATTGCCCATGCACGTGAGCAGGGCGTGCAGGCGCTGGTATTGGATGTGCTCCATGACCAGCATCTGCAGACCTTGGCCCAGGCTAGCCTCCAGGTAGAGCAGGCTTTTTGCGTGTGCTCTGCCGGCCTGTCGCATGCGCTGGCGCAGCAGGTACCGGCTTTGCCGGCATCGGTCGGTTCCTTGGATGTACCGCATGCCGCCGGGCGTTTGCCCAGCGTGGTTACCGTCGTTGGCAGCATGTCGGCGATTGCGCAGCAGCAGCTCACGTATTTGGCCGAGCAGCCAGGCACGCGGCTGCATGTGGTGCATCCTGGCTGGTTGCGCAGCGACGCGCAGACGACCCAAGGCCAGAAACTGGTGCAGACCCTGGTGCAGACCATCAGCGACGAAGTGGCCCAGGGCCTGGATGTCGTGGTCAGCCTGGGAGCAGATGCGCAGACCGACCCGGCCGAAGGCCCGATGCTGGCACGGCAGCTGGCCCGCTTGCTGCACGCGCCCATGGCCGCCGCCGCAGGTCTCGTCATCACCGGCGGTGAAACGGCCCGGGCGGTACTGGAAGAACTGCAACTGCGCCGCCTGCGCGTGCATTCCGAGAGCGAGCCCGGCGTGGTGCTGTGCATCACCGAGAACCAGGACATCGAACAAGACACCCCGCGCCAGTGGATTGCCACCAAGGCCGGCGCCTTTGGCCATCCCGCATCGCTGCAGCGCGCAAGCCGCGCCATCCATTCATTGCTGGCTGCCAGCACCCATGGCGGCCACACCGACCCACTCCCTACAGAAAGCAAGCAAAGATGA
- the pdxA gene encoding 4-hydroxythreonine-4-phosphate dehydrogenase PdxA, which translates to MSHSLPVIGITMGDAAGVGPEIIVKSFANDSLYSLAKAVVIGDARRLQKANALMGTQVRVRAIEDIADAAFERGVIDCIDLQLIPDDLAFGKLSPIAGDAAFRFIERAVELAKAQKIDAICTAPLNKEALHAGGHKFPGHTEMLAHLTGVEEVSMMLVAPNLRVIHVTTHIGLLDAIRKIEPGLVERTIQRGYDTLRKASIANPRIAVCGINPHAGENGLFGYGEEEEKIIPAVQKLRDKGMDIEGPLPADTLFFRAGRGDFDLVVAMYHDQGHGPVKVLGLEAGVNITVGLDVIRTSVDHGTAFDIAGKGIADERSLLEALRQGAELATRS; encoded by the coding sequence ATGAGCCATTCCCTGCCCGTCATCGGAATCACCATGGGAGACGCTGCCGGCGTGGGCCCTGAAATCATTGTCAAGAGCTTTGCGAACGACAGCCTGTACAGCCTGGCCAAAGCCGTGGTCATTGGCGACGCCAGGCGGCTGCAGAAGGCCAATGCGCTGATGGGCACCCAGGTGCGTGTGCGGGCGATCGAGGACATTGCCGATGCAGCCTTTGAGCGGGGCGTCATCGACTGCATTGATCTGCAGCTGATCCCGGATGACCTGGCCTTTGGCAAGCTCTCGCCCATTGCGGGTGATGCCGCCTTCCGCTTTATCGAGCGCGCGGTGGAGCTGGCCAAGGCCCAAAAGATCGACGCTATCTGCACCGCGCCGCTGAACAAGGAAGCACTGCATGCCGGCGGCCACAAGTTTCCCGGCCACACGGAGATGCTGGCGCACCTCACCGGCGTGGAAGAGGTCTCGATGATGCTGGTTGCGCCCAATCTGCGCGTGATCCATGTGACCACACATATCGGCTTGCTCGATGCCATCCGCAAGATCGAGCCGGGCCTGGTCGAGCGCACCATCCAGCGCGGCTACGACACCTTGCGCAAGGCGAGCATCGCCAACCCACGGATTGCAGTGTGTGGCATCAACCCGCATGCCGGTGAGAACGGCCTGTTTGGCTATGGTGAGGAAGAAGAAAAGATCATCCCCGCCGTGCAGAAGCTGCGCGACAAGGGTATGGACATTGAAGGCCCACTGCCGGCCGACACGCTGTTCTTCCGCGCCGGGCGCGGTGATTTCGACCTGGTGGTTGCCATGTACCACGACCAGGGCCATGGCCCCGTCAAGGTGCTGGGCCTGGAGGCGGGCGTGAACATCACCGTGGGGCTGGATGTGATCCGCACCTCGGTGGACCACGGCACGGCGTTTGACATTGCCGGCAAGGGCATTGCCGATGAGCGCAGCCTGCTCGAAGCTCTGCGCCAGGGCGCAGAACTCGCAACGCGCAGCTAA
- a CDS encoding iron-containing alcohol dehydrogenase codes for MHIHSTVLSGHKVLDDIAYLVSGKHKLLFVSDQNISGIAGVQALLAQLRRAAAEVQVIDDVPPEPSDADVERILQERDLRGVDFVVGVGGGSVLDVAKLLSALAHPESPSLAELLAGTKVTQRVKALIVPTTAGTGSEATPNAILAIPARETKQGIISPVLLPDYVALAPELTVTMPHKIAASTGVDALCHLIECFTASIANPVADNYAMIGMKKLFENIELSVAEPDNLEAKLNMLWASYYGGACIAHAGTHLVHAMSYPLGGKYHIPHGVANAILLAPCFEWLRPLCVAKLARAYELVPGANMALDDEGKSHALVAYFADLVQRLRLPASLQELGIGRNHLPDLVKAALDVQRLIKNVPGAVTGADIEKVYLKLFN; via the coding sequence ATGCATATCCACAGCACCGTCCTCAGTGGCCACAAGGTCCTCGACGACATCGCCTACCTGGTAAGCGGCAAGCACAAGCTGCTGTTTGTCAGCGACCAGAACATCTCCGGCATCGCAGGCGTGCAGGCGCTGTTGGCCCAATTGCGGCGCGCGGCCGCCGAGGTGCAGGTGATTGACGATGTGCCGCCCGAGCCATCGGATGCGGATGTGGAGCGGATTCTGCAAGAGCGCGATCTGCGCGGGGTGGACTTTGTCGTCGGCGTGGGCGGCGGCAGTGTGCTGGATGTGGCCAAGCTGCTGTCGGCACTGGCGCACCCGGAGTCGCCCAGCTTGGCCGAGCTGCTGGCGGGCACCAAGGTCACGCAGCGGGTCAAGGCGCTGATTGTGCCGACGACGGCGGGCACAGGCTCGGAAGCCACGCCCAATGCGATCCTGGCGATCCCTGCGCGCGAGACCAAGCAGGGCATCATCTCCCCGGTGCTGCTGCCCGACTATGTGGCCCTGGCGCCGGAGCTGACGGTGACCATGCCGCACAAAATTGCGGCTTCGACCGGGGTCGATGCGCTTTGCCACCTGATCGAGTGTTTTACCGCCAGCATTGCCAACCCGGTCGCCGACAACTACGCGATGATCGGCATGAAAAAGCTGTTCGAGAACATCGAGCTCTCGGTAGCCGAACCCGACAACCTCGAAGCCAAGCTCAATATGCTCTGGGCCTCGTACTACGGCGGCGCCTGCATTGCCCATGCGGGCACGCACCTGGTCCATGCCATGTCCTACCCGCTGGGCGGCAAGTACCACATCCCGCATGGCGTTGCCAATGCGATCTTGCTCGCGCCTTGCTTTGAATGGCTGCGCCCGCTGTGCGTTGCCAAGCTGGCACGCGCTTACGAGCTGGTGCCCGGTGCCAATATGGCGCTGGACGACGAAGGCAAATCGCATGCGCTGGTGGCCTACTTTGCCGATCTGGTCCAGCGCCTGCGCCTGCCGGCCAGCCTGCAAGAGCTGGGCATTGGCCGCAATCACCTGCCCGATCTGGTGAAGGCCGCGCTCGATGTGCAGCGCCTCATCAAGAATGTGCCCGGGGCCGTCACGGGCGCCGATATCGAAAAGGTCTACCTGAAGCTGTTTAACTGA
- a CDS encoding dihydrodipicolinate synthase family protein yields MANKQKLQGILTAIITPMDAEDRFAEAPFREQIDRQIKAGNGIFCGGTNGEFFALTEGEKRRVAEVAMEQVAGRASVVGHVGEVSTAECIRAGREIARLGVDAVAAITPWFVPLSQDELHGHFSAIADALEVPVYLYNIPARTGNTIAPETAKRLAAHPNISGIKDSAGSHESLSGFLKVAKEVPDFVVFNGPDSLIHQGFVEGCAGAVSGLANAAPREVNAIWTRFAAGDIAGSRQQQERVTSLREALYKVCFAPAAVKRAVQLLGYHVGNSKYPVRISAEQEAQMREILQAHGISG; encoded by the coding sequence ATGGCAAACAAGCAAAAACTCCAAGGCATTCTGACGGCCATCATCACCCCCATGGACGCGGAGGACCGCTTTGCCGAGGCGCCGTTCCGCGAGCAGATCGACCGCCAGATCAAGGCGGGTAACGGCATTTTCTGCGGCGGCACGAATGGCGAATTCTTTGCGCTGACCGAGGGGGAGAAGCGCCGCGTCGCCGAGGTGGCGATGGAGCAAGTCGCTGGGCGCGCCAGCGTGGTCGGCCATGTGGGCGAGGTATCGACGGCCGAATGCATCCGCGCAGGCCGCGAGATTGCCCGCCTGGGTGTGGATGCGGTCGCCGCCATCACGCCCTGGTTTGTGCCGCTGTCGCAGGATGAGCTGCATGGGCATTTCAGCGCGATTGCCGATGCGCTGGAGGTGCCCGTTTACCTCTACAACATCCCCGCGCGCACCGGCAACACCATTGCGCCAGAGACCGCCAAGCGCCTGGCCGCGCACCCCAATATCTCCGGCATCAAGGACAGCGCCGGCAGCCATGAAAGCCTGAGCGGTTTTCTGAAAGTCGCCAAGGAAGTGCCGGATTTTGTCGTGTTCAACGGGCCTGACAGCCTGATCCACCAAGGCTTTGTCGAAGGCTGCGCCGGCGCTGTATCGGGCCTGGCCAATGCGGCGCCGCGCGAGGTCAATGCGATCTGGACGCGCTTTGCCGCGGGTGACATTGCCGGCTCGCGCCAGCAGCAAGAGAGGGTCACTAGCCTGCGCGAGGCGCTCTACAAGGTCTGCTTTGCGCCAGCCGCCGTCAAGCGCGCGGTGCAACTGCTGGGCTACCACGTGGGCAACAGCAAGTACCCCGTGCGCATCAGCGCCGAGCAGGAGGCGCAGATGCGCGAAATCCTGCAGGCCCATGGCATATCGGGTTGA
- a CDS encoding DeoR/GlpR family DNA-binding transcription regulator: MKVANRRESILHAVHSGMTDVAALCARFAISEATVRRDLQALQQDGRLLRVYGGAVAAPIRHEPEESLELRKVHDGEAKATIARKAISLIEPGDTIFIDGGTTTDALARLLPKDDSLRIITNNLLALNTLSSRDIPVTLIGGDLRRGSMSVYGSLADMALERLTFDKVFCSADGIDAEFGVCEGSIEQAWFKEKLFRRTREVYLLATAEKLGRKSQMNWSPIHRQWTLITDAAPESHAVQAFGNHPFVTVVPVA, encoded by the coding sequence ATGAAGGTCGCCAACCGACGAGAGTCCATTTTGCATGCCGTGCATTCGGGCATGACCGATGTCGCCGCGCTGTGCGCGAGGTTTGCCATCTCCGAGGCCACCGTGCGCCGTGACCTGCAGGCGCTGCAGCAGGACGGCCGCCTGCTGCGCGTCTACGGTGGCGCCGTGGCGGCGCCCATCCGCCATGAGCCCGAAGAATCGCTGGAGTTGCGCAAGGTGCATGACGGCGAGGCCAAGGCCACGATCGCGCGCAAGGCCATCAGCCTGATCGAGCCGGGCGACACGATCTTTATCGATGGCGGCACCACCACCGATGCGCTCGCGCGCCTACTGCCCAAGGACGATTCGCTGCGCATCATCACCAACAACCTGCTGGCGCTGAACACGCTGAGCAGCCGTGATATCCCCGTCACCTTGATCGGCGGCGACTTGCGCCGGGGCAGCATGAGCGTCTACGGGTCGCTCGCCGACATGGCGCTCGAGCGCCTCACATTCGACAAGGTGTTTTGCAGCGCCGATGGCATCGATGCCGAGTTTGGCGTTTGCGAAGGCTCGATCGAGCAGGCCTGGTTCAAGGAAAAGCTGTTCCGCCGCACGCGCGAGGTCTATCTGCTGGCCACTGCTGAAAAGCTGGGCCGCAAGTCGCAGATGAACTGGTCGCCCATTCACCGCCAGTGGACCTTGATCACCGATGCCGCGCCCGAAAGCCATGCCGTGCAGGCTTTTGGCAACCACCCCTTTGTGACGGTGGTGCCGGTCGCCTGA
- a CDS encoding zinc-binding dehydrogenase → MRSAIHSTFGEPAEVLTLGEQPMPQPAAGEVRIKTLLAPIHNHDLWTIRGRYGYKPELPAIGGSEAVGVVDALGAGVEGVTLGQRVAVAGVHGTWAEHFLAPARLLVPVPEAIPDEVAAQLIAMPLSALMLLEFLNVQPGQWIAQNTANGAVGKTLAMLASARGVQVLNLVRRDAGVQELSDLGIANVLSTAQADWKHSASALLGPQGAYAAVDSIGGASSAALLALLGEGGTLVSFGTMAGEPMQIDSGAMIFKQATVKGFWGSKVSEALSAQDKRRLIAELIQRIVGGELKLPTEAIYDLGDAAQAAAASLQPGRKGKVLLRP, encoded by the coding sequence ATGCGCAGTGCGATTCACTCCACCTTTGGCGAGCCCGCCGAAGTCCTGACCCTGGGCGAGCAGCCCATGCCCCAACCCGCCGCCGGCGAGGTTCGCATCAAGACCTTGCTCGCCCCCATCCACAACCATGATCTTTGGACCATCCGTGGCCGCTACGGCTACAAGCCCGAGCTGCCCGCCATTGGCGGCAGCGAGGCCGTGGGCGTGGTCGATGCGCTCGGCGCGGGTGTCGAAGGCGTCACGCTGGGGCAGCGCGTCGCGGTAGCCGGCGTCCACGGAACCTGGGCCGAGCACTTTCTGGCGCCCGCGCGCCTGCTGGTGCCCGTGCCCGAGGCCATTCCCGATGAGGTAGCCGCCCAGCTCATCGCCATGCCGCTCAGCGCCTTGATGCTGCTGGAGTTTTTGAACGTGCAACCCGGTCAATGGATTGCGCAGAACACGGCCAATGGCGCCGTCGGCAAGACCCTGGCCATGCTGGCCAGCGCACGCGGCGTGCAGGTGCTCAACCTGGTGCGCCGCGATGCAGGTGTGCAGGAGCTCAGTGACTTGGGCATTGCCAATGTCCTGTCAACCGCGCAAGCGGACTGGAAGCACAGCGCCAGCGCGCTGCTCGGCCCCCAAGGTGCTTACGCCGCTGTCGATTCGATTGGCGGCGCATCCAGCGCAGCGCTATTGGCTTTGCTCGGCGAAGGCGGCACGCTGGTGTCGTTTGGCACCATGGCCGGCGAGCCAATGCAGATTGATTCGGGCGCGATGATCTTCAAACAGGCCACCGTCAAAGGCTTTTGGGGCAGCAAGGTGAGCGAGGCCCTGTCCGCCCAGGACAAACGCCGCCTGATCGCTGAGCTGATCCAACGCATTGTGGGTGGTGAACTGAAGCTGCCGACCGAGGCCATCTACGACCTGGGCGATGCCGCCCAAGCGGCAGCTGCCAGCCTGCAACCAGGCCGCAAAGGCAAGGTGCTGCTCAGGCCTTGA
- a CDS encoding type 1 glutamine amidotransferase domain-containing protein: protein MKVLLVLTSHDRLGDTGRKTGFWLEEFAAPYYAFQDAGAEITLASPLGGQPPLDPKSDEPDAQTAATERFRKDPQAQAALAATTPLAQIQADDFDAVFYPGGHGPLWDLANDAKSIALLEAFERAGKPLGLVCHAPGALIKVKAADGQPLVAGRRVTGFTNSEENAVGLTAVVPFLIEDEFIRQGADYHKGPDWQVHVEVDGRLVTGQNPASSEAVAQALLSMLAQ from the coding sequence ATGAAAGTTCTATTGGTACTGACCTCGCACGACCGTCTTGGCGACACAGGCCGCAAGACCGGTTTCTGGCTGGAAGAATTTGCCGCGCCCTACTACGCATTCCAGGACGCAGGCGCCGAAATCACACTCGCATCCCCGCTGGGCGGCCAGCCGCCACTGGACCCCAAGAGCGACGAGCCCGATGCCCAGACTGCCGCCACCGAGCGCTTCCGTAAGGACCCGCAGGCACAGGCCGCGTTGGCAGCGACCACGCCACTGGCCCAGATCCAAGCCGATGACTTTGATGCCGTCTTCTACCCCGGTGGCCATGGCCCGCTGTGGGATCTCGCCAATGACGCCAAATCGATTGCACTGCTGGAGGCCTTTGAGCGCGCAGGCAAGCCGCTGGGTCTGGTCTGCCATGCGCCGGGCGCCCTCATCAAAGTTAAGGCCGCCGATGGCCAGCCCCTGGTGGCAGGCCGCCGCGTGACGGGGTTTACGAACAGCGAAGAAAACGCAGTGGGCCTCACTGCCGTGGTGCCCTTTTTGATTGAAGATGAATTCATCCGTCAGGGCGCCGACTACCACAAGGGCCCGGATTGGCAGGTGCATGTCGAGGTCGACGGGCGCCTGGTCACCGGCCAGAACCCCGCCAGCAGCGAAGCCGTGGCCCAGGCCCTGCTGTCGATGCTGGCCCAATAA
- a CDS encoding TetR/AcrR family transcriptional regulator → MTLTQKAQATRQHILDTGHQLVLRKGFAAVGLQEILKTCGVPKGSFYHYFPSKEAFGCALLLQYVEGYGRKVEGLLAADGTGYERLMRYWDAWIAAPGDAHCGWAEECLVVKLAAEVADLSEEMRQVLDGGVQRLLARIAAVIDEARSDGSLPAGPPSLVVARVLYQMWLGAALLAKLSQDRSSLVQARAATVHLLTCNASTLSSPQPLPSSPKESP, encoded by the coding sequence ATGACCTTGACCCAGAAAGCGCAAGCCACCCGCCAGCACATCCTCGATACCGGGCACCAGCTCGTGCTGCGCAAAGGTTTTGCAGCGGTGGGCCTGCAGGAAATCCTCAAGACCTGCGGCGTGCCCAAGGGCTCGTTCTACCACTACTTCCCGTCGAAAGAGGCCTTTGGCTGCGCGTTGCTGCTGCAGTATGTCGAAGGCTATGGCCGCAAGGTCGAGGGCCTGCTGGCAGCCGATGGCACGGGCTATGAACGCCTGATGCGCTACTGGGACGCATGGATCGCAGCGCCCGGTGATGCGCACTGCGGCTGGGCCGAAGAATGCCTGGTGGTCAAGCTCGCGGCCGAGGTTGCTGACCTGTCCGAAGAAATGCGCCAGGTGCTCGATGGCGGCGTGCAGCGGCTGCTGGCCAGGATCGCTGCCGTCATTGACGAGGCGCGCAGCGATGGCTCGCTGCCTGCGGGCCCGCCGTCGCTGGTGGTCGCGCGTGTGCTCTACCAGATGTGGCTGGGCGCGGCGCTGCTGGCCAAGCTGAGCCAGGACCGATCGTCTCTGGTGCAAGCGCGGGCCGCCACCGTGCATTTGCTGACCTGCAACGCATCCACCCTCTCCTCTCCCCAACCCCTCCCTTCATCCCCCAAGGAGTCCCCATGA
- a CDS encoding Chromate resistance protein ChrB → MDSITWLLLTYKVPAEPTAKRMALWRRLKALGAVYLQNGVCLLPKTDDHVRRLKVLENDIAAMDGDCVLLETIALDRRQEDKVITRFKADRDDQYRELLGRCQDFEAEIAKEIAIEKFTYAELDEEETDLKKLQAWYEKIRKLDFYDAPLAVTAAERLQHCESLLEAYAQRVYDAHDENR, encoded by the coding sequence ATGGATTCCATCACATGGTTGCTGCTGACCTATAAAGTCCCGGCCGAGCCCACAGCCAAACGCATGGCGCTGTGGCGGCGCCTCAAGGCCCTGGGGGCCGTGTACCTGCAAAACGGTGTGTGCCTGCTGCCCAAGACCGATGACCATGTGCGCCGGCTCAAGGTGCTGGAGAACGACATTGCCGCGATGGACGGGGACTGCGTGCTGCTGGAGACCATTGCGCTCGACCGGCGGCAGGAGGACAAGGTCATCACCCGCTTCAAGGCCGACCGCGACGACCAGTACCGCGAACTGTTGGGCCGCTGCCAGGATTTCGAGGCCGAGATCGCCAAGGAGATCGCGATCGAGAAGTTCACTTATGCCGAGCTGGATGAAGAAGAGACCGACCTGAAAAAACTGCAGGCCTGGTACGAGAAGATCCGCAAGCTGGACTTTTACGACGCGCCGCTGGCAGTGACGGCGGCCGAGCGCCTGCAGCACTGCGAATCCTTGCTGGAGGCCTATGCCCAACGGGTGTATGACGCGCATGACGAAAACCGTTGA